The proteins below are encoded in one region of Fusobacterium simiae:
- a CDS encoding ABC transporter substrate-binding protein — MKKLLIFLILLFSFTTIVNAKEVQAKKYNHIVSLTLGGDEMLLGLVSENRIAGLSGKINEDREISNIVDKAKKFPKVESNEEILMSLEPDLIIVADWVTKKIDNIGAIIGAKVYYYKTPSSYEEQKKVIRDLANLVEEKENGEKIIKNMDDRLKILQNKIAKSYEGAKPRILMYTSFGTTSGKNTTFNDMVRLINGVNVAAEAGVDRFKDISKEKIIELNPDIIIVPIARKYDNIDKLSKFLFEDPSFKNVKAIKNKKVYFIQYKNITPISQYMIDGIEELAKVVYQLKE; from the coding sequence TTGAAAAAACTATTAATATTTCTTATATTGTTGTTTTCTTTTACAACTATTGTAAATGCTAAAGAGGTGCAGGCTAAAAAATATAATCACATTGTATCTTTAACTTTAGGTGGAGATGAAATGTTATTAGGGCTTGTTTCTGAGAATAGGATAGCAGGTTTAAGTGGAAAAATCAATGAGGATAGAGAAATTTCAAATATTGTAGATAAAGCTAAAAAATTTCCAAAGGTAGAAAGCAATGAAGAAATTTTAATGTCTTTGGAGCCTGATTTAATAATTGTAGCCGACTGGGTAACAAAAAAAATTGATAATATAGGAGCTATTATAGGTGCTAAAGTATATTATTATAAGACTCCCAGTAGTTATGAAGAGCAGAAGAAAGTAATTAGAGATTTAGCAAATTTAGTAGAGGAAAAAGAAAATGGTGAAAAAATAATAAAAAATATGGATGATAGATTAAAAATTTTGCAAAATAAAATAGCAAAAAGCTATGAAGGAGCAAAGCCTAGAATTCTTATGTATACTTCTTTTGGCACAACAAGTGGTAAAAATACAACTTTTAATGATATGGTAAGACTTATAAACGGAGTCAATGTTGCAGCAGAGGCAGGAGTTGATAGATTTAAAGATATTTCAAAGGAAAAAATAATAGAATTAAATCCAGATATTATCATAGTACCAATTGCAAGAAAATATGATAATATAGATAAACTCTCAAAATTTCTTTTTGAAGATCCTAGCTTTAAAAATGTAAAAGCTATAAAAAATAAAAAAGTTTATTTTATACAATATAAAAATATTACACCAATTTCACAATATATGATAGATGGAATTGAAGAATTGGCAAAAGTTGTATATCAGTTGAAGGAGTAG
- a CDS encoding ABC transporter ATP-binding protein, with the protein MKTILEIKNISYSVGDNKILKDISFKCQSGEIIGIIGPNGSGKTTLLKTINGINSINSGDILLNEKSIKVYNEKELARDISFMNQNTNIEFDFPCIDIVVLGRYPYLERFQEYSKKDMEVAEKYMKLTDTLKFRDKSILQLSGGERQRVLFAKILTQESQVILLDEPTASLDMKYEEDLLKEVSKEKDKDKIIILVIHNLRTAIKYCSRLILLSDGNIVKDGTVEEVITEENLNNVYGIKTKVYYNEISKSLDFCII; encoded by the coding sequence ATGAAAACTATTTTAGAAATAAAAAATATTTCCTACTCTGTTGGAGATAATAAGATATTAAAAGATATAAGTTTTAAATGTCAGTCTGGAGAAATTATAGGGATTATAGGGCCTAATGGTTCTGGAAAAACTACTCTTTTAAAAACAATAAATGGAATAAATTCAATAAATAGTGGAGATATTTTATTGAATGAAAAAAGTATAAAAGTCTATAATGAAAAAGAATTAGCAAGAGATATTTCTTTTATGAACCAAAATACAAATATTGAGTTTGATTTTCCTTGTATAGATATTGTTGTTCTTGGAAGATATCCTTATTTAGAAAGATTTCAAGAATATTCTAAAAAAGATATGGAAGTTGCAGAAAAATATATGAAATTAACAGATACTTTAAAGTTTAGAGATAAATCTATATTACAATTATCTGGAGGAGAAAGGCAAAGGGTTCTGTTTGCAAAAATTTTAACCCAAGAAAGTCAAGTGATACTTTTAGATGAGCCTACTGCTAGTCTTGATATGAAGTATGAAGAAGATTTATTAAAAGAAGTTTCAAAAGAAAAAGATAAGGATAAAATTATAATATTGGTGATTCATAATTTAAGAACAGCTATTAAATATTGTTCAAGATTGATACTTTTATCTGATGGAAATATTGTAAAAGATGGAACAGTTGAGGAAGTTATTACAGAAGAAAATTTAAATAATGTCTATGGGATAAAAACAAAGGTTTATTATAATGAAATTTCTAAATCTTTAGATTTTTGTATAATATAG
- a CDS encoding FecCD family ABC transporter permease — translation MKHRINFNLFLYFLLIGIIIFSLFYGAVRVPISDVIKIILNKTGLFNFEISKQSYIPIVFFVRFPRIMVAVIVGGALALCGCTMQSLLKNPIVDSGIIGISSGASLGAVIAVSLGLTATNIFVMPLFSGIFALIVSAIIYKISTLRGRTDNLLLILSGIAIGTFVGAITSAILTSLAESEIKEYIFWAMGSLNGRRWEHFFFGLVPIAVLSPILFYYGKELNILLLGEEEAKSLGINIKKIRKKILTIIALLTAISVCISGNITFVGLIVPHILRKLIGSDNRKLLKSSFLAGACFLTFSDLLSRIVLAPKEVSVGIVTAFIGAPYFIYLIIKIRKEGKTL, via the coding sequence ATGAAGCATAGAATTAATTTTAATCTCTTTCTATATTTTCTTTTAATAGGGATAATAATTTTTTCTCTTTTCTATGGAGCTGTGAGAGTTCCAATTTCAGATGTTATAAAAATAATATTAAATAAAACAGGACTATTTAATTTTGAAATATCTAAACAAAGCTATATTCCAATAGTATTTTTTGTTAGATTTCCAAGAATAATGGTTGCTGTTATAGTTGGAGGGGCTTTAGCATTGTGTGGTTGCACAATGCAAAGCCTTTTAAAAAACCCAATAGTTGATAGTGGGATTATTGGTATATCAAGTGGAGCAAGTTTAGGAGCAGTCATAGCTGTGTCTTTAGGTTTGACTGCAACAAATATTTTTGTAATGCCATTATTTTCAGGAATTTTTGCCTTAATAGTATCAGCTATTATTTATAAGATTTCAACTTTAAGAGGAAGAACAGACAATTTACTTCTGATTCTTTCAGGTATAGCAATAGGAACTTTTGTGGGAGCAATAACTTCTGCTATTTTAACAAGTCTTGCTGAATCAGAAATAAAAGAATATATTTTTTGGGCAATGGGAAGTTTAAATGGAAGAAGGTGGGAACATTTTTTCTTTGGACTTGTTCCTATTGCTGTTTTATCTCCTATTCTATTTTACTATGGAAAAGAATTAAATATCTTATTATTAGGTGAAGAAGAAGCTAAATCTTTAGGTATAAATATAAAAAAAATTAGAAAAAAAATTTTAACTATTATTGCTTTATTGACAGCAATATCTGTTTGTATCAGTGGAAACATAACCTTTGTTGGATTAATTGTTCCACATATTTTAAGAAAATTAATAGGTTCAGATAATAGAAAATTATTAAAATCTTCATTTTTAGCAGGAGCTTGTTTTTTGACATTCAGTGATTTACTTTCAAGAATAGTTTTAGCACCTAAAGAGGTAAGTGTAGGAATAGTAACTGCTTTTATAGGAGCACCATATTTTATCTATTTGATTATAAAAATCAGAAAAGAGGGGAAAACTCTATGA